tttatttgagcaaTAAAGGCTGCTTGAAGTCCATCTGACGGACACGTTGAAtcacaaacagacaaaaatattaattgaAACTGAACTCATGCGTTATTGTTTTTTGATGACAAGACGTCCCAAAACACATACATTGTGTCCCAAACAGAGCAGCCAGCCGATTTTGAAATTACACAAAGAAATATACACATTTGCAaaccagttttgtttttcatcaaatGCGCTATCGCGAGTCTACGTGTTGCAGTTTTCATGGTGTCCTTGGGTTTGGAGGCGCTGTACAACGGCTAGTCGGCTACATCGTCTCGAAACACAAGTCGAAGAAGACAAACGGAAACTCAAAGCGTCTGGCGGGCTCGAATTGCTACAAACGGCTGTCAAATTTAGAGCTTTGAACTCATTAGGCCAAGAAGTCTGTTGGTTTATCACGGTAAGTCGTttgccttgtttttttgttctttcaacCAATACCTGTTTAATTTTATCACGAAATTATAACAAGCGCTCATATTTACCATATGTATGTGCAAATGGTTTAAGTGCACATCGAAGGAGGAATTCCTTTCAAAATGGTAATTCGTCAATCATCACTCGATGAAATATGTGCGTAATTGAGCGTGACATCAGAACGTAGTCTCCTTCCCCAGAAGCCTCAATGCACCGTAGCTTCCTTCACCATGACGTCATCAGCCAGACTGCTAGCCAAATGTGTGTCCAGTGGGGCAGTGTCTCAGGTCAGACTTATAGCATGTTGCCCTCATTAACTCTTTAATTCGTAACTGGCAAGTTAATCTAAGTCACCTAAGTCATCCGTGGCTTTTAGGAGGAGCTAGAATCCGCCAACTCATCGCAGAGCTCCGTCTTCTCCTCTCAGCTGCATGAAGCCGAACAACGAATCAAAATGCATAAAGAGCTGGAGCAGGTCAAGCAGCCCACCCGTTGTGATTCATCACACGCTGATAAACTCATCAGCCTCACTTTCTGGTTTGCAGCTGCAGCTGGAATTGGAGCTACTGACTGCGGACAAGCAGAACGCAGACGCCACGCACGTGTTCTACCTTGGTGAagaacacgcacgcacgttgATCGATTTGTGAGTTTGAGCTCAGAACTCTGTAGCACAAATATGACCCTTCTTGCCAGTTGCCAGGCTGCAGGCCCTGCAGATGTTCTGCACTCACCTGCAGGATGTCCTGAAGGACCACAAGCTCCTGGCTCAGCAACTGAGCAGGCCGCTGGGAGGCGCCAACCTTCCTGTCCCGGCCCACCTGCGCCGGTAGCGTCCGACCCGCTTGGACTCCTCGCAGGAGCCGCTCAGATGTCCGTGTTTTGTCCACAGCGGGTCACATGTTGCTATTGCTTCAGGTTTGTAGTGCAAGTGGTCCAGATGGCGACGGACTTTGTGGAGACTTGGGACGAGAAGAGAAGTGCTATAAGCAGATGCGCCGGCGCTGCCGCCAACCTGGATCAGCTGGTAGGACGTGTGGGCCTGCGGTCTGAACAGAAAACTCATGCGTGTGCCCTATTTGCTTACAttatctcaataaaaacaaattatcttataaaatactttgttaatgaattaaaatttaaaatgtaatttagtTCTTATTCAACTGTAAAAAGCAATGATCTACTCAAAATTTGCGCCTTTGCTCTACGCCTTGGTGTCAGAACACGTGCGTCTCGCAACTTTTGGGCCTCGCCTCGCAGGAGGAGGCGTTGGCCGATCGGCTTCTTCGATGGAAGGACGCGTGACCAACCTCGACCGACGCTCGTCCTCCAGACCGTACCGGCCCGCTTCTGTCTTTTGTGAccgcttctttttctttggaataaaaatgactGATTGGAAATCTTTGTTTTGGACCTCACTGATGCAGTTTCACTCTGTCCGTTCGAGGGCTCTCAAACATagtaggtgggggacaccTTGAACCGCACGTATatctaggggcaatttggagtgctcactCGGCcaaccaagcatgtttttgggatgtggaggaaaccggagtgcccggagaaaacccacgcgggcacggggagaacatgcaaactccacacagggagggccggataTGGAATCGAAGccacaccctcctaactgtgaggcggatgtgtTAACTAGTGCCCCACCGTGCCACCCTTGGACCTCAAACAGACGACAGTTAATTGTGAAACTAAAAACAGGTTTTGTCttcaaaattaattgaaatTGCTTGATTAGATGTCTCTATTAGTGGTGAGTCATTGTGCATAAAGAAAATTGAGTGAAAGCTTCAGAAAATAAAGCTTCTTAAATGACGCCTTCATGATATCACGGAAACgacaattctatttttttaacatgactATCAAATATCACACTTTAAGAAACATCAATCGGAAGATATGGATGAAGTTAAATCGTCAAAGTAAATTATGTCCACACAGATCGACTGTATATGGGGATTCATTCTGGTAAATGATTGccgcacattaaaaaaaaaatggttggaGATGTCCGTGTTCCCGACAGCCCCGAACGCAGCATACCCGCGCCTCTCATCATCCTCAAAGTCCGCTGAACACCATCATTGTCACGTCTCCTCTGTTTCTTTTGCTTGCCAAACCGGAGCCACCATGGAGCAGAACGAAGACAAGACAACGCAGACTCGGAACCGGGACCAGGCCGCCGCGGAGGTGCAGGACGAAGCTCCAGCCAAGCAGCCCGAGGCAGCGAATGCTGATGATGCGACGGAGGCCAACGTGAGCGAGGTGCTTCTGGATGCCGACGTCGAGAAGCAACAGCAGGAGGGCGAGCAG
Above is a genomic segment from Syngnathus acus chromosome 22, fSynAcu1.2, whole genome shotgun sequence containing:
- the haus2 gene encoding HAUS augmin-like complex subunit 2 isoform X1, translated to MTSSARLLAKCVSSGAVSQEELESANSSQSSVFSSQLHEAEQRIKMHKELEQLQLELELLTADKQNADATHVFYLVARLQALQMFCTHLQDVLKDHKLLAQQLSRPLGGANLPVPAHLRRFVVQVVQMATDFVETWDEKRSAISRCAGAAANLDQLNTCVSQLLGLASQEEALADRLLRWKDA
- the haus2 gene encoding HAUS augmin-like complex subunit 2 isoform X2, giving the protein MTSSARLLAKCVSSGAVSQEELESANSSQSSVFSSQLHEAEQRIKMHKELEQLQLELELLTADKQNADATHVFYLVARLQALQMFCTHLQDVLKDHKLLAQQLSRPLGGANLPVPAHLRRFVVQVVQMATDFVETWDEKRSAISRCAGAAANLDQLEEALADRLLRWKDA